The following are encoded together in the Bacillus sp. V2I10 genome:
- the leuS gene encoding leucine--tRNA ligase: MSFKHEKVEKKWQNYWLENKTFKTTEDKGKPKFYALDMFPYPSGAGLHVGHPEGFTATDILSRVKRMQGFNVLHPMGWDAFGLPAEQYALDTGNDPAEFTAKNIDTFRRQIQSLGFSYDWDREINTTDPEYYKWTQWIFLQLYKKGLAYVDEVAVNWCPALGTVLANEEIIDGKSERGGHPVERRPMKQWMLKITAYADRLIEDLEEVDWPESIKEMQRNWIGRSEGAHVHFGIDGHDQTFTVFTTRPDTLFGATYAVLAPEHALVKDITTADQKEAVAAYIDKMKSKSDLERTDLAKEKTGVFTGAYAINPVNGERMPIWIADYVLVSYGTGAIMAVPAHDERDFEFAKTFGLPIKEVVEGGDVEKEAYTGEGLHVNSDFLNGLNKQDGIENMINWLETNQKGEKKITYRLRDWLFSRQRYWGEPIPIIHWEDGTMTAVPEDQLPLTLPKTTEIRPSGTGESPLAVIEEWVNVTDPQTGKKGRRETNTMPQWAGSCWYYLRYIDPKNADHLADPEKIKEWLPVDTYIGGAEHAVLHLLYARFWHKVLYDLGIVPTKEPFQKLFNQGMILGENNEKMSKSKGNVVNPDDIVASHGADTLRLYEMFMGPLEASIAWSEKGLDGARRFLDRVWRLFIEDNGTLSPKITDEMSDSLERVYHQTVKKATEDYEGLRFNTAISQLMVFINDAYKATVLPKAYMEGFVKLLSPVAPHLAEELWEKLGHEGTISYETWPAYDEGKLVEDEVEIVVQVNGKVKAKLNVPKDATREEMQEIALSDDAVKEQMDGKTVRKIIAVPGKLVNIVAN, encoded by the coding sequence ATGAGTTTTAAGCACGAGAAAGTTGAGAAAAAATGGCAGAATTACTGGCTTGAAAATAAAACATTTAAAACAACAGAGGACAAAGGTAAACCGAAATTTTACGCCCTTGATATGTTTCCATATCCATCAGGTGCAGGTTTGCACGTTGGCCACCCTGAAGGCTTCACGGCAACTGATATTTTGTCCCGTGTTAAACGGATGCAGGGGTTCAATGTTCTTCATCCGATGGGCTGGGATGCATTCGGTCTTCCAGCTGAGCAGTACGCACTCGACACAGGTAATGATCCTGCTGAATTTACAGCAAAAAATATTGATACGTTCCGCCGTCAAATTCAGAGCCTTGGCTTTTCATATGACTGGGACCGTGAAATCAATACAACAGACCCTGAGTATTACAAATGGACACAATGGATCTTCCTTCAATTATATAAAAAAGGTTTGGCATACGTAGATGAAGTGGCAGTAAACTGGTGTCCTGCACTTGGAACAGTTTTGGCAAACGAAGAAATTATTGATGGCAAAAGTGAACGCGGGGGACACCCAGTTGAGCGCCGCCCAATGAAGCAATGGATGCTTAAAATTACAGCTTATGCTGACAGATTAATTGAAGACTTAGAAGAAGTGGATTGGCCTGAGAGCATTAAAGAAATGCAGCGCAATTGGATCGGCCGCTCAGAAGGTGCCCACGTTCATTTTGGCATTGACGGTCATGATCAAACGTTTACTGTCTTCACTACTCGTCCTGATACGCTGTTTGGAGCTACTTATGCAGTTCTTGCACCTGAGCATGCACTTGTTAAAGACATTACAACTGCAGATCAAAAAGAAGCGGTTGCTGCTTATATCGATAAAATGAAAAGCAAAAGTGATCTTGAAAGAACAGATTTAGCTAAAGAAAAAACGGGTGTATTCACAGGAGCCTATGCGATAAATCCTGTAAATGGCGAGAGAATGCCAATCTGGATTGCGGATTATGTTTTAGTCAGCTATGGAACAGGAGCCATTATGGCAGTACCCGCTCATGATGAGAGAGATTTTGAGTTTGCAAAAACATTCGGCCTTCCTATTAAAGAAGTAGTAGAAGGCGGAGATGTTGAGAAAGAAGCTTACACTGGCGAAGGACTTCATGTAAACTCTGATTTCCTGAATGGCTTGAATAAACAAGACGGCATAGAAAACATGATTAATTGGCTTGAAACAAATCAAAAAGGCGAAAAGAAAATTACGTACCGTCTTCGCGACTGGTTATTCTCCCGTCAGCGCTACTGGGGAGAGCCGATTCCGATTATTCATTGGGAAGACGGCACAATGACTGCCGTGCCTGAAGATCAGCTTCCGTTAACATTGCCGAAAACAACAGAAATCCGCCCTTCCGGTACAGGCGAGTCGCCGCTTGCCGTCATTGAAGAATGGGTGAATGTGACAGATCCTCAAACAGGCAAAAAAGGAAGACGTGAAACAAATACAATGCCGCAATGGGCCGGCAGCTGCTGGTACTATTTGCGCTACATTGATCCAAAGAATGCTGACCATCTTGCTGATCCTGAAAAAATAAAAGAATGGCTTCCTGTTGATACGTATATCGGCGGAGCCGAGCATGCTGTTCTTCACTTGCTGTACGCAAGATTCTGGCATAAGGTTTTATATGATCTTGGAATTGTGCCGACAAAAGAGCCATTCCAAAAATTGTTTAACCAGGGAATGATTCTTGGCGAAAACAATGAAAAAATGAGTAAATCTAAAGGAAACGTTGTAAATCCGGATGACATTGTAGCAAGTCACGGGGCGGATACTTTACGTTTATACGAAATGTTCATGGGACCGCTTGAAGCCTCTATAGCTTGGTCTGAAAAAGGATTAGACGGAGCACGCCGTTTCTTGGATCGTGTATGGCGTTTATTTATTGAAGACAACGGGACATTAAGTCCAAAAATAACAGATGAAATGTCAGACAGCTTAGAGCGTGTCTATCATCAAACGGTTAAAAAAGCAACAGAAGACTACGAAGGCTTGCGCTTCAACACAGCCATTTCTCAATTAATGGTTTTCATCAATGATGCATACAAAGCAACTGTGCTTCCAAAAGCCTACATGGAAGGGTTTGTGAAATTATTGTCTCCGGTTGCTCCGCATCTTGCTGAGGAATTATGGGAAAAGCTTGGACATGAAGGTACGATTTCTTATGAAACATGGCCGGCATATGACGAAGGCAAATTAGTTGAAGACGAAGTGGAAATTGTCGTTCAGGTTAACGGCAAAGTAAAAGCAAAATTAAATGTTCCAAAAGATGCAACACGCGAAGAAATGCAGGAAATTGCCCTGTCAGATGACGCTGTTAAGGAACAAATGGACGGAAAAACAGTCCGCAAAATTATTGCGGTGCCAGGAAAGCTGGTAAACATTGTAGCGAACTAA
- a CDS encoding rhodanese-like domain-containing protein encodes MNEITTEELHKKLKSGETLNLVDVREDDEVEEGMIPEAKHIKMGDIPEKLDAFDKDKEYIIICRSGGRSGNVCAYMEDKGYNVTNMAGGMLDWKGDTKRKSELA; translated from the coding sequence ATGAATGAAATTACGACAGAAGAATTACATAAGAAACTTAAAAGCGGCGAAACATTAAATCTTGTAGATGTTCGCGAGGATGACGAAGTAGAAGAAGGCATGATACCTGAAGCGAAACATATTAAAATGGGAGATATCCCTGAAAAACTGGATGCTTTTGATAAAGATAAAGAATATATCATCATCTGCCGCTCAGGCGGACGCAGCGGAAATGTCTGCGCGTACATGGAGGATAAAGGCTATAATGTAACAAATATGGCTGGCGGCATGCTTGACTGGAAAGGTGATACAAAACGCAAAAGTGAATTAGCTTAA
- a CDS encoding DUF2553 family protein yields MSEYHKLEVTERVLARLHGDFMELYIGKEYIGKLVITSEGREYELENGFVVEGDRFYRIYERNCELQQQYAEGYDMGWC; encoded by the coding sequence ATGTCTGAATATCACAAGCTTGAAGTAACGGAACGGGTGCTTGCAAGGCTCCATGGGGATTTCATGGAATTGTACATTGGGAAGGAATATATCGGAAAGCTTGTCATAACTTCTGAGGGACGGGAATATGAATTAGAAAACGGATTTGTTGTGGAAGGGGACAGGTTTTACCGGATTTATGAACGGAATTGTGAGCTTCAGCAGCAATATGCAGAAGGGTATGATATGGGATGGTGTTAA
- a CDS encoding sporulation protein Cse60, with product MYKVAVFDKEHEKDLEREINHFLKSISDEQLVDIKYNVAAACNEDGEQLYCFTALVLYRT from the coding sequence ATGTACAAGGTAGCCGTTTTTGATAAGGAGCATGAAAAAGATCTGGAACGTGAAATCAACCACTTTTTAAAATCCATTTCAGACGAACAGCTTGTGGATATAAAGTACAACGTGGCAGCTGCCTGCAATGAAGATGGCGAGCAGCTTTATTGTTTTACAGCGCTAGTCTTATACAGAACCTAA
- a CDS encoding NAD(P)/FAD-dependent oxidoreductase → MKYDVVIIGGGPSGLMAAIAAGEQGANVLLLDKGNKLGRKLAISGGGRCNVTNRLPIDEIVKHIPGNGRFLYSAFSEFSNEDIIRFFEKLGIQLKEEDHGRMFPVSDKAQSVVDALLNQLKKLHVTIRTNEPVETVDYIEGKAAGVLLKNGEYISTNAVVIAVGGKSVPHTGSTGDGYAWAEKAGHTITELFPTEVPITSNEPFIQEKTLQGLSLRNVALSVLNPKGKVIKTHQMDMIFTHFGISGPAVLRCSQYVVKAMKKFKTTSIPMSIDSFPDQNAEELFQQMVKLLKEEPKKAVKNVLKGFLSERYLHFLLERNGIDQQVTYANLSMEKLRGFVGDCKQFQFNVHGTLSIDKAFVTGGGVSVKEIHPKQMASKLMNGLYFCGEILDIHGYTGGYNITSALVTGRLAGKNAAEYVKEAAIL, encoded by the coding sequence ATGAAGTATGATGTGGTTATTATCGGAGGCGGCCCTTCTGGTTTGATGGCAGCAATTGCTGCCGGAGAACAAGGAGCAAATGTACTCCTGCTTGATAAAGGAAATAAACTCGGCAGAAAACTCGCGATTTCCGGCGGCGGCCGCTGCAATGTAACGAACCGTCTGCCGATCGATGAAATTGTAAAGCATATCCCGGGAAATGGACGATTTTTATATAGCGCTTTTTCAGAATTCAGCAATGAAGATATCATTCGCTTTTTTGAAAAACTTGGCATACAGCTGAAAGAAGAAGATCACGGAAGGATGTTCCCTGTATCAGATAAGGCTCAGTCTGTTGTAGATGCTTTACTGAATCAGCTGAAAAAACTCCATGTGACAATAAGGACAAATGAACCTGTTGAAACCGTAGATTATATAGAAGGCAAAGCCGCGGGAGTTCTTTTAAAGAACGGAGAATACATCAGCACAAATGCTGTGGTAATTGCAGTCGGCGGTAAAAGCGTTCCCCACACAGGAAGCACTGGTGACGGCTATGCTTGGGCTGAAAAAGCCGGCCATACCATTACAGAGCTCTTTCCTACAGAAGTTCCGATTACTTCAAATGAACCATTCATTCAGGAAAAAACATTGCAGGGTCTGTCGCTCAGGAATGTTGCATTAAGTGTCCTGAATCCAAAAGGAAAAGTCATAAAGACTCACCAAATGGACATGATTTTCACCCACTTCGGCATATCAGGCCCTGCTGTCCTGCGCTGCAGTCAGTATGTTGTAAAAGCAATGAAAAAGTTCAAAACAACTTCCATTCCAATGAGCATCGATTCTTTTCCTGATCAAAATGCAGAGGAATTATTCCAGCAAATGGTTAAGCTGCTTAAAGAAGAACCTAAAAAGGCCGTTAAAAATGTATTAAAAGGATTTCTGTCTGAACGATATCTTCACTTTTTATTAGAGCGGAACGGAATTGACCAGCAGGTGACATATGCGAACTTATCTATGGAGAAATTGCGCGGATTTGTCGGAGACTGCAAGCAGTTTCAGTTCAATGTGCATGGAACACTGTCCATTGACAAAGCATTTGTAACAGGCGGAGGTGTATCCGTAAAAGAAATACACCCTAAACAAATGGCTTCCAAATTGATGAACGGTCTCTACTTTTGCGGAGAGATTCTTGATATTCATGGATATACCGGAGGGTACAACATTACATCTGCGCTTGTAACAGGCAGACTCGCAGGCAAAAATGCCGCAGAATATGTAAAGGAAGCTGCTATCTTGTAG
- a CDS encoding polysaccharide biosynthesis protein, with protein sequence MSNKLLRGTLVLTLGTYISRILGMIYVIPFFALIGEDGGALYQYGYAQYAVFLGIATMGFPQAVSKFVSKYNSIGDYATSRKMFRVGISVMFGTGVIAFAILYFLAPFFAESALGQKELGNTTVDDAVLVIRMVSLALIVVPIMSLIRGFFQGHQSMGPTAVSQVIEQIVRIAFLLIAAYLVLKVFNGTLVTAVGYATFAAFVGAIGGLLVLFIYWQRRKHTLEAMRENLVPVSDITTGGMFKELFSYAGPFVFVGLAIPLYSYVDTNTFNRAMTSAGFADISANIFSIVTLYLPKLVMIPVSLATAFGLTLVPTITRSFVDKNMPLLNRQIDQAFQIIIFLVLPAVVGLAVLAEPAYMLFYNDNPAGAELLRWFAPVAILFSFFTVTAAVLQGINKQKLAVISLAFGLIIKMAVNAPLIVMFQGLGSIMATALGFGASIIYSFAMIHRHAKYSFRLLFKRTVFIGILTAFMAMIVSVSQSVLSIFIDYSDGKIPSTIILIISIGLGAGAYLYIAYRSHLLEKLFGNRFSFLNRKRKAAE encoded by the coding sequence ATGTCGAATAAATTGTTAAGAGGGACGTTAGTATTAACGCTCGGCACATATATTTCTAGAATATTAGGGATGATTTATGTCATTCCATTCTTTGCCCTGATCGGTGAAGACGGGGGAGCACTTTATCAGTATGGATATGCCCAATATGCGGTATTTCTGGGGATTGCCACAATGGGGTTTCCTCAGGCGGTTTCAAAATTTGTATCAAAATATAATTCCATCGGTGATTATGCAACGAGCAGGAAAATGTTCAGAGTCGGTATATCCGTCATGTTTGGAACTGGTGTTATAGCGTTTGCCATTCTTTATTTCTTGGCTCCTTTTTTTGCTGAAAGTGCATTGGGACAAAAAGAACTTGGAAATACTACGGTTGATGACGCGGTTTTAGTTATTCGGATGGTCAGTCTTGCTTTGATTGTTGTTCCAATCATGAGCTTAATACGCGGTTTTTTCCAGGGCCATCAGTCAATGGGGCCTACTGCTGTTTCTCAGGTGATTGAACAAATAGTCAGAATTGCTTTTTTGCTGATAGCCGCTTATCTCGTACTGAAGGTTTTTAATGGAACTCTTGTAACGGCAGTAGGGTATGCAACGTTTGCCGCCTTTGTCGGGGCAATAGGAGGATTGCTTGTCCTATTCATTTACTGGCAAAGACGAAAGCATACGCTTGAAGCTATGAGAGAGAATCTGGTGCCTGTCAGTGACATTACAACAGGCGGAATGTTCAAAGAGCTTTTCTCGTATGCAGGTCCATTCGTATTCGTTGGATTAGCCATTCCATTATACAGTTATGTAGACACAAATACTTTTAATAGAGCCATGACATCTGCCGGTTTTGCAGATATTTCGGCGAATATCTTCTCAATTGTCACGTTATATCTGCCAAAGCTTGTCATGATTCCAGTATCACTGGCAACAGCGTTTGGTTTAACACTTGTACCTACTATTACTAGATCATTCGTAGATAAAAACATGCCGTTGTTGAACCGGCAGATCGATCAGGCATTTCAGATTATCATTTTCTTAGTATTGCCTGCTGTTGTAGGACTGGCAGTGCTTGCAGAACCTGCATATATGCTCTTTTACAACGATAACCCTGCAGGTGCAGAGCTGTTAAGATGGTTTGCGCCAGTAGCAATTCTATTTTCATTCTTCACGGTAACTGCAGCTGTTTTACAAGGGATCAACAAACAAAAGCTTGCTGTTATCTCACTTGCCTTTGGATTAATCATTAAAATGGCTGTTAACGCGCCTTTGATTGTGATGTTTCAGGGACTAGGCTCGATCATGGCCACTGCGCTTGGCTTTGGAGCTTCAATCATTTACAGCTTTGCCATGATTCACCGTCATGCCAAGTATTCCTTCAGGCTTCTATTTAAAAGAACCGTTTTTATTGGAATACTGACAGCTTTTATGGCAATGATCGTTTCTGTGTCGCAGTCCGTGTTGTCTATTTTTATTGATTATTCAGATGGGAAGATCCCGTCAACGATTATCTTAATCATATCGATAGGTCTTGGAGCAGGTGCTTATTTATACATTGCCTACCGGTCTCATTTGCTTGAAAAGCTGTTCGGAAATCGTTTTTCATTTTTAAATCGAAAGAGGAAGGCTGCTGAATAA
- a CDS encoding pseudouridine synthase: MRIDKLLSNIGYGSRKEVKQLLKTGAVKADGITIKDAKTHVDPAEPRITVHGETVDYKEHIYLMLNKPGGYLSATEDSVQETVIDLLEMEDAVYKPFPVGRLDKDSEGLLLLTNDGQLSHQLLSPKKHVPKTYYATILGKVTEEDAAAFKKGVELDDGYVTKPASLVILSADEQSEIHITITEGKFHQVKRMFEAVGKKVTYLKRISMGPLLLDESLELGEYRELTEEEVEGLQNAKAVEL; the protein is encoded by the coding sequence ATGAGAATAGATAAATTATTATCAAACATTGGCTATGGCAGCCGAAAAGAAGTAAAACAGCTTTTAAAGACAGGTGCCGTAAAAGCGGATGGAATCACTATTAAAGATGCCAAGACACATGTTGATCCTGCTGAACCAAGGATAACCGTGCATGGGGAGACGGTTGATTATAAGGAGCATATTTATTTAATGCTGAATAAACCAGGGGGCTATCTCTCGGCCACAGAGGATTCTGTGCAGGAAACCGTTATTGACTTGCTGGAAATGGAAGACGCCGTTTACAAGCCGTTTCCTGTTGGGCGTCTTGATAAAGATTCAGAGGGACTTCTGCTGCTTACAAATGATGGACAGCTGTCACATCAGCTGCTGTCTCCTAAAAAGCATGTACCGAAAACGTATTATGCAACAATCCTTGGAAAAGTAACTGAGGAGGACGCTGCGGCTTTTAAAAAAGGTGTAGAGCTTGATGATGGATATGTTACAAAGCCGGCATCTCTTGTGATTCTTTCTGCAGACGAGCAGTCGGAAATTCACATTACCATCACAGAAGGCAAGTTTCATCAGGTGAAACGAATGTTTGAGGCTGTCGGAAAAAAAGTAACCTATTTAAAAAGAATCAGCATGGGCCCGCTATTGCTTGATGAAAGCCTGGAGTTAGGCGAGTACCGCGAGCTTACAGAAGAAGAAGTGGAAGGATTGCAGAATGCTAAAGCGGTTGAATTATAA
- a CDS encoding DeoR family transcriptional regulator, producing the protein MKPSTNRMLTRIKSVYMFIHERGTVTTQQLVDEFGITPRTIQRDLNVLAYNDLVRSPSRGKWTITQKKVRKMSS; encoded by the coding sequence TTGAAACCTTCAACAAACCGTATGCTAACTCGTATCAAATCTGTCTACATGTTTATCCATGAAAGAGGTACTGTGACAACTCAGCAGCTTGTCGACGAATTTGGTATTACACCACGAACCATTCAAAGAGATTTAAATGTGTTGGCGTATAATGACCTGGTTCGAAGCCCAAGCAGAGGCAAATGGACAATTACACAAAAGAAGGTTAGAAAAATGTCTTCTTAA
- a CDS encoding NCS2 family permease has product MFKLKENQTTMRTETLAGLTTFLTMVYIVVVNPIILADAGVPFDQVFTATIIAAIVGTLWMALAANYPIAIAPGMGLNAYFAYSVVGGHQVSYQIAFASVFVAGILFLILSLTPFRKKLIEAIPANLKYGITAGIGLFIAFIGLRLTGIVTDHPENLVTLGDLTSPPVILALVGLAVTLVLMSLNVHGALFFGMIITGIIAFFTGELSFKEGFVSMPSLPEGFIILNPVEAIGQVIQHGLYAVVFSFLLVTIFDTTGTMIGVAQQAGLMKGNELPNARKALLADSAATTVGAMFGTSPTTAYIESSAGVAAGGRTGLTTLTVAVLFGLTAFFSPLVGAVSGIAAITAPALIIVGSLMMGNIAKINWNEIDEAFPAFLVIISMPLTSSIATGIALGFISYPLMKIAKGKWKEVHLFVYIFAVLFFIQLVFLGGH; this is encoded by the coding sequence ATGTTTAAACTAAAAGAAAATCAAACGACTATGCGAACAGAAACGCTGGCAGGACTTACAACGTTTTTAACTATGGTTTACATTGTTGTCGTAAATCCTATTATCCTTGCAGACGCAGGTGTTCCTTTTGATCAGGTGTTTACAGCAACAATTATCGCCGCTATTGTCGGTACATTGTGGATGGCACTTGCAGCGAACTATCCAATTGCAATTGCTCCTGGTATGGGATTGAATGCATATTTTGCTTATTCCGTTGTCGGCGGTCACCAAGTCAGTTATCAGATTGCATTTGCATCCGTATTTGTAGCGGGTATTCTTTTTCTGATCTTATCTTTAACTCCGTTCCGCAAAAAATTGATTGAAGCGATTCCGGCTAATTTAAAATATGGCATTACAGCAGGAATCGGTCTTTTTATAGCTTTTATCGGCCTGCGTTTAACTGGAATTGTTACGGATCATCCGGAAAACCTTGTAACGCTTGGAGATTTAACTTCTCCTCCTGTCATCCTCGCACTTGTTGGACTTGCTGTTACGCTTGTATTAATGAGCTTAAATGTACATGGTGCCCTCTTTTTCGGGATGATCATTACTGGTATTATTGCTTTCTTTACTGGGGAACTTTCTTTCAAAGAAGGATTCGTTTCCATGCCGAGCCTGCCGGAAGGATTTATCATCTTAAATCCTGTTGAAGCAATCGGGCAAGTGATTCAGCATGGTCTTTATGCCGTTGTATTCTCTTTCCTGCTTGTTACTATCTTTGATACAACTGGAACAATGATTGGGGTAGCTCAGCAAGCAGGTCTAATGAAAGGCAATGAACTGCCAAACGCCCGCAAAGCCCTTTTGGCTGATTCTGCTGCAACAACAGTTGGGGCGATGTTCGGAACAAGTCCTACAACGGCTTACATTGAATCTTCTGCGGGGGTTGCTGCAGGAGGACGTACTGGACTTACGACTTTAACTGTCGCTGTACTATTTGGTTTAACAGCTTTCTTCAGCCCTCTTGTCGGCGCTGTCTCTGGAATTGCTGCCATCACGGCTCCTGCATTAATTATTGTCGGAAGCTTAATGATGGGCAACATTGCAAAAATCAACTGGAATGAAATTGATGAAGCATTCCCTGCGTTTCTTGTCATTATCAGCATGCCTCTTACATCAAGCATTGCAACGGGCATTGCACTTGGATTCATTTCATACCCTCTTATGAAAATTGCAAAAGGGAAGTGGAAAGAAGTTCATCTGTTTGTTTACATTTTCGCTGTTTTATTCTTTATACAGCTGGTTTTCCTGGGCGGTCATTAA
- the pepV gene encoding dipeptidase PepV, with amino-acid sequence MDWMQEVLSRKEDFIKDTQEFLRIKSLLDKKTVKAGSPFGKGINEALTHMLEKGEKDGFISKNLEGYAGHLEMGQGEDIVGILCHVDVVPEGDGWSSDPFGAEIRDGKIFARGAIDDKGPTMAAYYAMKIVKDLGLPLNKRVRMILGTDEESDWGCVDHYFKHEEMPALGFAPDADFPIINAEKGIIDAKLTYFFDKALSSKSGTKLLSFQSGRRFNMVPDHSEALIQSDDAQGLTEKYNKYLNQYDLTGSVSEENGVLTLKAEGVSAHGSLPHTGKNAGLLLSLFLADEELDHNGKRFIRQIVAFFSNDTSGEKLGIQCEDEVSGPLTVNLGIISYDSEKSGELGVNIRYPVTGDVERISEGLKSITEFQLASLSDSKPHYVDAEHELIQTLKKVYEEQTGDRAELIAIGGGTYARSLKAGVAFGPMFPGRPDVAHQKDEYVIIDDLLKATAIYAQAIYELAK; translated from the coding sequence ATGGATTGGATGCAGGAAGTTTTAAGCAGGAAAGAAGATTTCATTAAAGACACTCAAGAATTTTTGCGCATTAAAAGCTTGCTTGATAAAAAAACAGTCAAAGCAGGCTCTCCATTTGGAAAAGGAATTAATGAAGCTCTGACTCACATGCTTGAAAAGGGAGAAAAAGACGGATTTATTTCAAAAAATCTCGAGGGCTATGCCGGTCATCTGGAAATGGGACAAGGGGAAGATATCGTTGGAATTCTGTGTCACGTTGATGTTGTGCCGGAGGGTGACGGCTGGAGCAGTGATCCTTTTGGGGCGGAAATAAGAGACGGAAAAATCTTTGCACGCGGAGCCATTGATGATAAGGGTCCTACAATGGCGGCATATTATGCAATGAAAATCGTAAAAGACCTCGGATTGCCATTGAACAAAAGAGTCCGCATGATTCTTGGAACAGATGAAGAAAGTGACTGGGGATGTGTGGATCACTATTTTAAACATGAAGAAATGCCTGCACTCGGCTTTGCACCTGATGCAGATTTTCCGATTATCAATGCTGAAAAAGGAATCATCGATGCAAAGCTTACATATTTCTTTGATAAAGCACTAAGCAGCAAAAGCGGGACAAAACTGCTTTCTTTTCAATCAGGAAGGCGCTTCAACATGGTTCCTGATCATTCTGAAGCTCTAATTCAGTCTGATGATGCACAGGGGCTTACAGAAAAATATAACAAATATTTAAACCAATATGATCTAACAGGCAGTGTTTCTGAAGAAAATGGAGTGCTGACACTTAAAGCTGAGGGTGTTTCGGCACATGGAAGTTTGCCGCACACAGGCAAGAATGCCGGTCTGCTCCTTTCCCTTTTCCTTGCAGATGAAGAATTGGATCATAACGGGAAACGATTTATCAGACAGATTGTTGCCTTCTTCAGCAATGACACGAGCGGTGAGAAACTTGGCATTCAATGTGAAGATGAAGTGAGCGGCCCGCTTACAGTGAACCTTGGCATTATTTCTTATGATAGTGAAAAATCAGGAGAGCTAGGTGTAAATATCCGCTACCCTGTAACTGGTGATGTTGAGCGGATTTCCGAAGGATTGAAATCCATCACCGAATTTCAGTTAGCTTCTCTAAGTGATTCAAAGCCTCATTATGTTGATGCAGAGCATGAATTAATTCAAACACTAAAAAAAGTGTATGAAGAACAAACAGGTGATCGTGCTGAATTAATTGCTATAGGCGGCGGAACCTATGCACGTTCTCTGAAGGCTGGTGTGGCGTTTGGCCCGATGTTCCCCGGAAGACCTGATGTTGCTCATCAAAAAGATGAATATGTCATCATTGACGATTTGCTTAAAGCTACCGCTATTTATGCACAAGCCATTTATGAATTGGCAAAATAA